The Filimonas lacunae genomic sequence CCATGTATTTTTTCGAGCGGTTTCTGAGCAACGCGCGTGGGTTGGAAGCGCTGCCGGCAGTAGTTTGCTGTTTGTTGAGATCAAACTGCTGATTTTCGGTATTTAGTATAAGTCGTGCCATTCTTTTTTAATAAGACTTTTCTACACAAATGGAGACGAAATATACAATTTTCCCGGAAATTGGCAAGCTGTGGTATTTAGCAAAAGCATAAGCCCGGCATGCGGTAAGTGCATGCCGGGCTTATGCTGTATCAGCAGATGTTGATTAAAACAGGTCCACCGCCAGTTGTATATTGCCTGCTTTACGAACAGGGTTCCAGCTGGGTTGGGCAGATACGGGTATTTTATATTTACCCAGTTCCAGCACACGGGTAAGTTTGAAGCCTATGTTGGTAAAACCGTCATTAGGACCGTAAAAATTGTTCTTATAGCCTTCATCATGACGGAAGGCAAATGCGCCGCCCACAATCAGGTCAAAGTTTACATTCTTATTTTGCACTACCGGGTAAGATGCCTGTACATACGTAGAGTACAGGTTTTTCTGGTTCAGAACGCCCCGATCACGACCGTGCACTACAGTGGCCCAATATAAGGTCAATGGCAGTTTTTCAGAGACTTTCCAGTTGGCCGATACATCTATAAAATGTCCGCTGGTGCTGTCTTTGTAATCAAAGAAGTTATGGTTGTTCCAGGTGGCATCGGTGGAGTAGTTATAAATATCCCACACGGCAAAGGTTAAGTTCTTCAACGGTGAGTATGCTACATAATAATCAAACTCTTTGTACACGCCTGTTAAACCATAGCCACCCCATATACCTGCTTTCAGCTTTTGATCGCGGGTGCTGATGCCACCGTCAATTGCCAGAGTGGCTGTGTTGGTAACAGCCAGGCCACGCCACAGGTGCATGCTTTTTAACTGGCTGTGAAAGTATAAGGGAGAAATAACGGTACTGTCTGTATGTTTAGTCGTTGTGTCGGTTTGTGCGTTTGCTACAGTGTAGGCAAAGAGCGCACTGGCCACCCCTAACAGGGTACGCATATAGATACTGGTTTTCATATGAAACTGTGTTAGATGACTATAATGCTTAGGTAAGAATAAATGAATATTGGATTGTTTGTATGTTAGCCTATCTGCAGGTAAATTATCGCAGCAACGATAGCGCCTAATACCGGACCAACTACGGGGATCCAGGCATAACTCCAGTTACTGCTGCCTTTACCCTGCATAGGCACGAGGTAGTGTACCAGTCTTGGCGCCAGGTCACGTGCGGGGTTAATGGCATAGCCGGTGGTACCACCTAATGATAAACCAATAGCTAATACAATAAATGTTACGGGTAGTGCGCCTATGGAACCCATGCCTATTTCGGCACCCTCTGCTATTTGCGGGCTAGAGAAATGTAGCACACAGTATACCAGCACAAAAGTGCCTATCACTTCGCTCAGTATATTCAACGGCGTGTTTTTAATAGCGGGGCCGGTGCAAAAAACGCCCAGTTGCGCATCGGGTCTGTCGCTGGTGGCATCAAAGTGTTTTTTGTACATCAGGTAGTTGAGCATGGCGCCTATAAAAGCGCCTGCCAGCTGGGCTGCTATAAACGCCGGTACCTGCGCCCAGGCAAATTTACCGGTTATGGCTAACCCTACCGTTACAGCGGGGTTCAGGTGTGCGCCGCTTACAGGCCCGGCTATTACCACGCCTGCAAAAACGGCCAGCGCCCAACCAAAAGTGATTACTATCCAGCCAGAATTCTGGCCGAATGATTTATTTAATGAAACGTTAGAGCATACGCCTCCGCCTAGCAGAATAAGTATGGCTGTGCCGATAACTTCGGCAGCGATGGGGGACATCATATAACAAGATTTTAGTGGTTAAAAATGTGCAATCGTTACTACTCCTCAACCCATGATTGCGCTCTGCCAACAGCTTTTTTCCAGTATTTTAATAAATCGTTTGCTTTCGCTTCTTCCATTTCCGGATTAAACACTTTCTCTTTACTCCACTGGCTTTTGGTTTCTTCTATGTTGTTCCAGAAGCCCACTGCCAAACCTGCCAGGTAAGCTGCTCCCAGTGAAGTGGTTTCGAGTATTTTCGGACGCACTACTTCGCTGCGCAGTATATCGGCCTGAAACTGCATCAGTGCATTGTTGGCTACTGCGCCGCCATCTACACGTAACTCCAGGTTCTTCATGCCGGTGTCTGATTCCATGCTGTTGATAAGGTCATATACCTGGAAGGCGATGCCCTGTAAAGCCGCTTTGGCAATATGTGCTTTAGTAGTGCCGCGGGTAATGCCGAGGATAGCGCCACGTGCATATTGATCCCAGTAAGGAGCGCCCAGGCCGGTCAGTGCAGGCACAAAGTAAACGCCGCCATTGTCTTCTACAGAAGCGGATAGTGCTTCGCTTTCTGCGGAGGTATGTATAATTTCCAAACCGTCACGTAACCATTGGATGGCTGCACCGCCTACAAACACACTGCCTTCTAAAGCATAGGTGGTTTTGCCATTGATTTTCCAGGCAACGGTAGTTACCAGGTTATTCTTGCTAAGGATAGGTTTGTCGCCAATGTTCAGTAGCAGAAAGCATCCGGTGCCGTAAGTGTTTTTAGCCATGCCTTCTTCTACACACATTTGTCCAAACAGGGCTGCCTGCTGGTCGCCTGCAATACCAGCGATAGGTATTTTGGTAGAGAACAGGGTAGTGGCTGTTTCGCCATATACTTCACTGCTTTCTTTTACTTCGGGTAGCATTTCTTTAGGAACACCAAACAGATTCAGCAGCTCTTCATCCCAACTCATGGTGTTGATGTTAAACAACAGGGTACGTGAGGCGTTGCTTACATCGGTAATGTGCATTTTACCACGGGTAAACTTCCACACCAGCCAGCTATCTACGGTTCCAAAACACAGTTCGCCTTTTTCTGCGCGCTCGCGTGCGCCGCTTACCTTGTCCAGGATCCATTTTATTTTGGTGGCGCAGAAATACGAGTCTATCACCAGGCCGGTTTTAGAACGTATCATGTCTTCGTAACCTTTTGCTTTCAGCTCATCGCAATACTGGGCAGTGCGCCTGTCCTGCCATACAATGGCATTGTAAATAGGCGTACCGGTGGCGCGGTCCCATACAATAGTGGTTTCGCGCTGGTTGGTAATACCAATGGCGGCGATGTCTAGCCCGGTAATATTAGCCTTGGCAATGGCTTCGGCGGCTACCGACGATTGAGTAGACCATATTTCATTAGGGTCATGTTCTACCCATCCTGGTTGAGGAAAGTGCTGTTCAAAATCTTTCTGAGATGCTGCTACAATTTCACCTGCGTGGTTGTAGATGATGGCACGTGAACTGGTAGTGCCCTGATCCAGCGCAAGGATGAATTTTTGACTGTTGCTCATGTTACAATCGTTATTAATGGTTAAAAAATTGTGCTATTAGAAAAATTCCATTTCGTACTTAGTGGCCAGTTCTGTAAAGTCTTTTATTTCCTTTTCTATCCATTGTTCATCTTTTCCCAGCTCAGCGGCCATAGCGGCTGCTACACGGGGGGCTATTGCTACGGCTGCTTTCGAGTCTAACAGCAACAGTCTTATACGGCGCGACAACACATCTTCTACGTGCAAGGCCATTTCATCACGCACGGCAAACACCACATTGGCTAATGTAAAAGGATAGTTGTCCAGCAAAGGAGCTTGTAAAGCTGGTTCGGCAGCTTCCAGGGCTTTTAATGATCTGATATCAGAGCCATATACATGCATTTCGTTATGATGATCTACGGTTGTATCATAACCATGTATAGGCATGTCGGCAGTAACGCAGGCATTAGCAGGCAGGCTGGCTACCTGTATGGCTTTGTCAATAGTATCCTGCGCCATGCGGCGGAAGGTGGTCCATTTACCACCAATGATGGTAATTAAGCCGCTGTCAGATACCATGATCTTATGGCTGCGGGATATTTCCTTGGTGCTTTTGCCTTCGCCTTGTGGGGCGGCCAGCGGACGAAGGCCGGCAAACACCGCCAGTACATCCGTACGGGTAGGTTTTTTAACCAGGTAACGTGTGGCGGTATTCAATATAAAATTGATCTCTTCTTCCAGTGCGCGGGGTTCCAGTTCCGGAACTTCACGCAGGGTATCGGTAGTACCTACAATCAGTTTATTATGCCACGGAACGGCAAACAGTACGCGGCCATCATCCGTTTTAGGGATCATAAGGGCAGCTTCACCTGGTAAAAACGATCTGTCCAGGGTAAGGTGCACGCCCTGGCTGGGACGCACAAAGTGTGGAGCATTAGGTTTGTCCATTTGCAGCACATTATCTACGTACACACCGGTGGCATTAATCACCACTTTTCCTTTCGCTTCGTATTCTTTTCCGGTTTCGATATCTTTCGCTTTAATACCGGTGATCTTTCCATTGCCACCCTTCAGCAGGCCCGTTACCTTGAAATAATTCAAAACACAGGCTCCTTTTTCTGCTGCGGTCTGGGCTACGTTCAGCGCCAGTCGGGCATCGTCAAACTGGCCGTCGTGGTATTCTACACCTCCTTTCAAGCCTTCCTTTTTAATGTTGGGCAGCTTTTCCAGGGTATGACGTACAGAGATATAGCGCGATTTACCCAGGCTAAGCTTACCTGCCAGGAAATCGTAAAATTTTAAACCAACGGTATATTTGATATTGTCGAACCAGGAGTAGTTAGGAATTACGAAACTAGTATTGCGCGTGAGGTGTGGGGCGTTTTGCAGCAGTTTGCCTCTTTCAAAACAAGCTTCTCTTACCAGTCCTAAATCGCCTTGCGCCATGTAACGCACCCCGCCATGCACCAGTTTGGTAGCTTTGCTGGAAGTGCCTTTGGCAAAATCGGCCTGCTCGGTAAGCAGGGTTTTAAATCCACGGGAAGCGGCATCCATTGCTGCGCCTAACCCGGTAGCCCCGCCCCCAATAATGATGACATCCCATTCGGTAGTAGTTTCCAGTTGCAAGAGGGAGGATTTCCTATTCATATGAAACAATTTAAAACCAAAAGTAATTATTCGAAACAATACGAAACAAATAAAACTGATGAAATTGGCATTCCTTTAAGACAAAACCGGCTTTTCTTTCTTTTAGTTATCTTTACCTAAGCACTAAAAGGAAAAGGTTGTCATATGCAAATCGAATCAATGGCGCAGCGCCATAGCTATATTTTAAACAAGCTGAATAAGGAGGAAGTGGTAAAAGTGTCCGATTTGTCGGACGAGCTGAATGTTTCGCCTGTAACTATTCGAAAGGATTTGAAAGTGCTGGAGAGCAAAAAACTATTATATCGCTCCCACGGTATCATCACCAAAAGCAACCCCTATATTATGGACGTGAACGTGAATATCAAAAGTGGTATTCGCACCGACCAGAAAAAACGTATAGGAGAAGCGGCTGCGGCATTGGTGGCTCCGGAAGATGCTATATTAATAGCCTCTGGTACTACGGTATTGCAACTGGCCGAGGCATTAGCGCATAACACTACTGAGCATTTAACCGTGGTTACTTCGGCTATGAACGTAGCTATGGTATTGCGCGAGCGGCCTAATACAGAAATTATACAACTAGGTGGTATCATACGCCAGTCGTCCACTTCGGTGGTGGGGCCTTATGCAGAAGATATGCTGCGCCGGCTCTCTTTTAAAACGCTGTTCCTGGGGGTGGATGGTATAGATGCTGAGTATGGTTGTTCTACTTCCAATATGATGGAAGCCCAGTTGAACGAAGTGATGATTAATGCAGCGCAGAAAACGGTGATTCTTACCGATTCATCTAAGTTTGGTAAAAAGGGCTTTGGTAAAATCTGCGATCTGTCGGAGATAGACCAGATTATTACCGATGATGAAATAACCCATGCTTCGCGTGAAAAAATTGAACAGGCGGGTGTGGAATTAACTATTGTGTAAATGGCATTTTAAAAATGAACCAATATGCAACGGCCTGATAACAGTGAGTTCCCGGAAGTGTATAGTAAATACATTCAGTTGGTAACCACCACCGATCTGTTGCCCATATGGGATAGTTATACCCATGTGATGGCTGAATTCTTTGCTTCCATTGATGAAGCAAAACATGATTACCGGTATGCGCCGGGGAAATGGACTATTAAAGATGTGTTGTTGCATTTGATAGATACAGAAAGGGGATACTCTTACCGGGCTATAGTATGTGTAAGGGGTGATAGTTTTACACCATTATACCCGATGGATGAAGATTTGTTTGCCAGCAATACCAGTACGGCAGGCAGAACAATGGCCGACTTATTGGAGGAGTTTAAAATTGTACGTGCCGGTATGAAAAAGATATTTGAATATGCTACCGAGCAGCAGCAAATGTTTAAAGGCAATGGTGTGAATGGTGCTATCACAGGCCGGGCCTTGGGGTATATTGCTATAGGACATGCCCTGCATCATAAAAATGTAATAGAGGAAAGATATTTATAAAATAAGTAATTTACTGCTTCCCGTAAAGGAAAATCACCCTAAACAACTGCTTATCATGAAGAATGTTGCCAGGGTAGCCGTTATAGCGGTCTGCCTATTTATTGTATGCCGGTTGCCCTATGCAGCTGCTCAGTATTCCCGTTATAAAAGCACAGATATATATGCATCGTTGCAGGATATAAAAACAGCAGGCAGTGTGTTACTGGTAGGTGCAACGCCTGCCGACAGGAATGCCGCTTTACTGGCTTACCTGCGCCAACACAAACATTTGCGCACCGGTTTTTTAAGTGTTACCCGGGGGGAGGGTATTAAAAACCGGGTGAGTACAGAACAGGGGCAGGAGCTGGGACTGGTGCATGCGCTGGAAGCCATCGCAGCCGCCAGTATGGATAAAACGGAAATCTTTTTTACCAGTGCTGTTGATTTTGGCTGGGTGGAAAGCGAGGGGGAGGTGATAAAAGGCTGGGATATGCCTAAGCTTACCAAAGAAGTGGTTGGAATGATTCGCCAGTTTAAACCCGATATTATTATTACTTCCTTCTCAGTAAATGATGTTGATAAACCTGATGCCCGTAGCCGTGTGTTGGGAAAGCTAATGCAGGATGCATTTGCACAGGCCGCTGATACCAGTAAGTATGCTGAGCAGTTTGATTTAGGAGTAAAGCCCTGGCAGGTAAAGCGTATGTTGTGTACAACGGCGGATAGCACACACGCTATTGCCTTTAATCCGGAACAATATAGTGCCATATCAGGCCTGAGTATTACAGATGTTGCCCGGTATAGCAATGGTCAGCAACGCAGCATAGGAGGAAACGATTCATTGCTGAATGTGCCCGTACAATATTTACGCGTGATTGCCGGTGATAACAACTGTGCAGATATGATGGATGGGATAGATGTGTCGCTGGCGAGAATAAGCAGTTATGCAACGGGAAATGTAATTCCGTTGCTGGATAGCATGGTACAACATTTCAACTTTATCAGTCCCGAAGTGGCTGTGGAACCTTTATTGCGATTATATAGCCGGTTCAAAGTGATGCGGGCAGATACGGCCGGGTGGAAAGGGAGAAAATTGCAGGAGGTTCAGCAGGCGTTGTTTACCATGCTGGGTATTAAAGCTGTGATCACTTCTTCTGAAAGATATGCGGTAACAGGCAGGCAGCTACCGTTGCGTTTTGCTATTCGAAAAAACAGTCCGTATCCTGTATCCCTGTCTCGCATCCGCTGCCAGGCAATAGATTCTGCTATTGACATAGAATTGCCACAGTATACTACCCGTAGTTTTACAGCCGAAATAAAAGTGCCTGTGTATACCGAGGCGTATCAGCCTTACTGGTTAAAGAAGCCGATGTCTTCGGAGTATTATATGTACACGAATGATGACTGGCTCATGAAAGGGCGGCCTGATAATATGCCGGCGTTTCCCGGGCAGTTTGTATTGAGAATTGGAGAGGAGGAATTTTCGATAAACCTGCAGGTGGAATACAGCAGGGATTCCGGGCAACTATCCATGCAATATCAGGAAAGATTACCCGAACTGGTACGCACGATTTTACCTCTTACAGTTTCATTGAAGCCGGATAATATTTTAATTCATGTAAAGCCGGGTAATGAGTATACTAAAAATCCATCTGCCATTGTATACTTCAAAAGCTACTTTACACAAAAGCAGGTGAAAACAACTATTAAGCTGGGCAGGCTGGGGTATGGTGTTTCGGTGGATGGGGCTAAGGCGACCGGACAAAAAGGCAATCTGTTATTTGAGAAAGATACGTTGATGGATTTTGTGGCAGGTGAAGTGCGGCAGGTGAATATCCCTGTGCAGGGTGAGGTGTTTACAAAAGGGGAGAAAGTGAATCGAATGCTGGGTGCTTCTATTGTGCTGGAACTGGACAGTGTTAAAAACAATTACAACTCTTTATTGCGTACCATCCGCTATGGGTATATTCCTGAAACGGGTTATTATCTCCGGGAGATGTGCCGCCTGATACCAGATGAGATTAACACCAGGGGTAATCGCATAGGTTTTGTTTCTTCTAAAGAAGACAGGATAGTGTATGCCTTACAGCAAATGGGGTTTACTGTGAAAGTGCTGGAAGATACTGATTTTACTATGGATACTTTACGGCAGTTGGATGCTATTGTAATAGGCTCGCAATTAGATGCTCCCGAAGCGTACCTGGGGCGTTCCTATGATAGTTTGCTTTTGTATGTGCAGGAAGGTGGCAATTGTATTGTGCAGGGGCAGGATGTGGCTGTGCAGCTCACCAGGCCTTTTTTATTAACTTCTGCGCCGTTCAGAATCAATAACAAGGATGGTAAGGTATCTGTACAGCCCGAAGTATTGCCTACTATGCAGGCTCCCAACAGTATTACGGCGGAAGAGTGGAGTAGTTTTGGGCAGGATGTGTGCCGTTTTGCAGCTGTGTCTTACGATCCTGCTTTTGTATCGTGTATAACGCTTTCACGCAATCCGGAAAACAAATCTACCAGGGGAAGTTTGTTGCGGGCAGTGTATGGGCGCGGTAATTTTATTTACTCCTCCCTGAATTTGAGTAGCCAGTTAGCCGAGGGGCGTGCTATGGCTTATAAACTGCTTGCTAATTTAATTGCGTGGCCGGGCAATTAAGCTGTTGAAGGATTTGTAACATTTATTACAGCCCGTTGTAACAAATGTTACAGGATTGCAGTTGGACGTTTTGCATTTTTGTGATGTTCAAATAATCTATCATCATAAAAATACAAACGCCATGAGCTTACGTTTAAACAGCATTGCCCCTGATTTCACTGCCGACACTACCAAAGGAACTATCCGGTTTCATGAATGGATAGGAGAAGGATGGGCCATGTTGTTTTCGCATCCTAAAGATTTTACTCCTGTATGTACTACCGAGTTGGGATATATGGCCCGTATTGAGCAGGAATTTATCAAACGCAACTGCAAAATCATTGGGTTAAGTGTTGATCCGGTAGAAAGTCATCTGATCTGGGAAAAAGATATTGAAGAAACCCAGGGGGCTGCTGTCAACTATCCTATGATAGGAGATCCTACACTGGCTATTGCCAAACTGTACGAGATGTTGCCGGAAGAAGAAGCAGGTACGTCAGAAGGCAGAACTGCCGCTACCAACCAAACTGTGCGTTCTGTGTTTGTGGTAGGTCCGGATAAAAGAATAAAACTACAGTTGACTTATCCAATGACCACAGGGCGCAATTTCAATGAAATACTGCGTGTGCTGGATTCTATGCAATTAACGGCTGCACATAAAGTGGCTACGCCTGTGAACTGGCAAAACGGGGAAGATGTAATTATTGTTCCTGCTGTTTCTGATGCTGAAGCCAAAGAAAAGTATCCTGATGGCTGGAAAACCGTTAAGCCTTACCTGCGTATTGTTGCGCAACCCGCTACATCTAATAACTAATATGAAATTTCAGCAGTCTGCTTAACTGTTTTATAAAATTTTATTACCTATAACAAACGGGTTTGCGTAAGCAGGCCCGTTTGTCTTTCCAGGTGTTGCCAATAGAACGTTCTCCACTATTTTCTTTATCATCAGAGAGGGGAGTAAAGCTTCTGATTGTCTGGAATAAAGCCCTGTTGGCAGGTGATTTTAACGGATTTTATAATATAGTTAATGATATATCTGATATATGTAGTTCAAATATATCCTGTGAATTAGTTGACTAACAGTTGTTTGAGGTTGTTGTTGTATTTTTTATTACCCTATAAACTAGGTGGAATAAAATGTGCCGGATTTTTGGCGGCTGTTAAATATGTCCTATATTTGTCCACGTAATAAGTAGGTTATTAAAATCCATACTATCCCTATGCAGATGAGTTGTTGTAAGTACCAAGACGTAATTCCGTTACCTGCCCTGTAATTCCAAACAAAGATTGAGGTGGTTGTAATGTAAGCCGAAGCTGTAACAACAGCTTCCTGGCCATGTATTGTATTTTCTGAAGTGTTCAAAAAAGCGGTGCAACACTTCCATGGAAGAGGTATGCCTTGTTGTGAAGCCGCCGCACTGTTTAACAAATCCAAACCAATAGATATGCAGAGAAAACTAACTACATGCTTTTTGTTTTTATTCCTGGGAGCCTTTTCGCTTTCGTTACAGGCACAGGATAAAAAGAATGAGCAGGTGCTGGAGGGTATTATTACCGATAGCGCAACGGGTAAGCCGTTAGAAGGGGTTACTATATTAGTAAATGGCGTTGCCGGAAGAGTGCTTACAGATAGCAAAGGGCATTTCAGCAAAAGAATACCGGCCTTCCCGGTTATTGTTAACGCCAGCATTGTAGGCTACAAAGCCGCGGGGGTTAGTGTTAGTGCTTCTCCGGCGTCTATTGTGTTAAGTGGGGATATTGCCGGTTTGTCAGATGTAGTAGTGGTAGGATATGGTAAGCAGGCTAAGAGTGATGTAACCGGCTCTATTGCACATATTAATGGAGATGTAATCAAAGATGTACCAGTGCAGAGCTTTGATCAGGCTTTATCCGGTAAGGCAGCGGGTGTAAGCATTTCATTACCTAATGGTGTATTAAATAATCCACCCGTTATCCGTATCAGGGGCATTAACTCCATCTCATTAAGCTCTTATCCTTTAATAGTAGTAGATGGTATTCCTTTAAACACGGGCAACGTATCTACCAATACCAACGTGGTAAATAACCCGTTGGGAGATATTAATCCACAGGATATTCAGTCTATCGACATTCTGAAAGATGCAGCTTCTACGGCTATTTATGGTTCACGTGCCGCTGCTGGTGTAATGGTGATTACCACTAAGCGTGGCAAGAAAGGTCAGGCTGTTACCAATTTTAATGGCTGGGTGGGTGTTACCAATGCAACACGTCAGCCTAAGGTGCTGAATGCGCAGCAGTATATGACTATTAAAAATGAAGCAGTGTATAACGCTAAAGATCTGGCAGGGAATGCAGCTTCTTATACTCCTTTATTCTTGCCTTCTTACAATGCGGATAGTTCTGTTGTAGATACCAAATGGGACGATTACGTATACAAAACTGCATTGTCTAAAAACTTCAATATAGATGTTTCTGGTGCTACGGAGAAGACCAACTATTTTCTGTCGGCCAACGTTTCCGATCAGGATGGCTTCCTGGTAGGTAATAACTTCAAACGCGAAGCCATCCGCTTTAATATCGATCATGCAGTAACGCCGTGGTTAAAATTAAAAGCAGGTGGTAACTACAACCATACGTTCAATAAATCATACAATACCGGTTCTTTGCCTAACACAGCGCAGTTGCTGATAGGCGCGGCCAGGCTGGCTACGGCCTTGCCACCGAATGTAGCGGCTTATAATCCCGACGGCTCGTTTAATTTAAGTAGCAGTGGTGCTATCGGAATGGGGAATAACAACGCTACACTTACCTTGTATAACCCGCTGGCCTTATTTCAGTACAGCCGTTACACCAGCGAAACGGACCATTTCATCGGGAATGTAGGTGCTACCGTTCGTTTTCTCAAGCACTTTGAGTTTAACTCGCTGTATTCTGTAGACCGCTCTAAAATCGAAAACCAAACCTGGTTAAGTTCTGATATCGGTTCTTCGGCCTATTCTACCGGTGGTGGCGCTACCAATGTGTCTACTTCTATTAATAACTGGGACTGGACCAATAACGTCAACTTCACTTATAACTGGCACGATCATAATATATCTGTGCTGGCAGGTGTAGATGAGCAGCAGATTAAAAATAATGCCTGGGGTGCAGCGGCTTCTGTAGCATCTGACAACTATTTTCAATATTACCAGGGTGGCTGGACCAATGTGGCGGCTTCAGGCAACTCTATGGGTACCAGTGCTTTTATCTCTTCTTTCGGACGTGTGAATTACGATTTTGCCAGAAAATACTTTGTATCGGCCAATTTCAGGCGTGATGGCAACTCTGCTTTAGCGGCCGGCAATAAATATGGCAACTTTGGTGGTTTTTCATTAGGCTGGCAACTGTCTAAAGAAGACTTTTATCAGAAGCTGAAACTGAGCCGTATTCTTACCGGTGTAAAGTTGAAAGGAAGCTGGGGTAGGGTAGGTAATGGTAATTTGTCCAGCAACTACGCTGCTATGAGTTTATATAGTGCCAGCTTATATGGTACTGCTTCTACCTGGAATTTAAGCCAGGTAGGCAACGCCAACCTGAAATGGGAAACCAGTTTGCAAACAAACGTAGGTGCTGAGTTGTCTGTATTAAACAACCTGGCCCAGGTAGAGGTTACCTATTTCAATAACAATGTAAACGGGTTAATCTTAAATTCTCCGCAGGCGCCTTCCCGTGGCATTCCTAACAGTTCCATTCTGCAAAACGTAGGCTCTATGTATAACCGTGGTATAGAAGTAGGTATCAATGCCCAGGTAATACAAAAGAAGAAGTTTGGCTGGAACGTAGCGGTAAACTATACACATATCGTAAACAAGGTAACAGAACTGGCTAATGGCAATGCCGATGTAGTGGGATATACCCACACTACTGCTAACTCTAACAACGTAACACGTGTAGGGTATTCTATCAGTAGCTTGTACGGTGCTAAAACTGCGGGCGTAAATCCTGATAACGGCAGAAGAATCTTTATCAATGCTAAAGGCGAAAAAGTGCAATATAGTTCGGTAGTGGCCAGTGGACAAAGCAACTGGACCTACCTGGATGGTA encodes the following:
- a CDS encoding PIG-L family deacetylase, coding for MKNVARVAVIAVCLFIVCRLPYAAAQYSRYKSTDIYASLQDIKTAGSVLLVGATPADRNAALLAYLRQHKHLRTGFLSVTRGEGIKNRVSTEQGQELGLVHALEAIAAASMDKTEIFFTSAVDFGWVESEGEVIKGWDMPKLTKEVVGMIRQFKPDIIITSFSVNDVDKPDARSRVLGKLMQDAFAQAADTSKYAEQFDLGVKPWQVKRMLCTTADSTHAIAFNPEQYSAISGLSITDVARYSNGQQRSIGGNDSLLNVPVQYLRVIAGDNNCADMMDGIDVSLARISSYATGNVIPLLDSMVQHFNFISPEVAVEPLLRLYSRFKVMRADTAGWKGRKLQEVQQALFTMLGIKAVITSSERYAVTGRQLPLRFAIRKNSPYPVSLSRIRCQAIDSAIDIELPQYTTRSFTAEIKVPVYTEAYQPYWLKKPMSSEYYMYTNDDWLMKGRPDNMPAFPGQFVLRIGEEEFSINLQVEYSRDSGQLSMQYQERLPELVRTILPLTVSLKPDNILIHVKPGNEYTKNPSAIVYFKSYFTQKQVKTTIKLGRLGYGVSVDGAKATGQKGNLLFEKDTLMDFVAGEVRQVNIPVQGEVFTKGEKVNRMLGASIVLELDSVKNNYNSLLRTIRYGYIPETGYYLREMCRLIPDEINTRGNRIGFVSSKEDRIVYALQQMGFTVKVLEDTDFTMDTLRQLDAIVIGSQLDAPEAYLGRSYDSLLLYVQEGGNCIVQGQDVAVQLTRPFLLTSAPFRINNKDGKVSVQPEVLPTMQAPNSITAEEWSSFGQDVCRFAAVSYDPAFVSCITLSRNPENKSTRGSLLRAVYGRGNFIYSSLNLSSQLAEGRAMAYKLLANLIAWPGN
- a CDS encoding DeoR/GlpR family DNA-binding transcription regulator; this translates as MQIESMAQRHSYILNKLNKEEVVKVSDLSDELNVSPVTIRKDLKVLESKKLLYRSHGIITKSNPYIMDVNVNIKSGIRTDQKKRIGEAAAALVAPEDAILIASGTTVLQLAEALAHNTTEHLTVVTSAMNVAMVLRERPNTEIIQLGGIIRQSSTSVVGPYAEDMLRRLSFKTLFLGVDGIDAEYGCSTSNMMEAQLNEVMINAAQKTVILTDSSKFGKKGFGKICDLSEIDQIITDDEITHASREKIEQAGVELTIV
- the glpK gene encoding glycerol kinase GlpK produces the protein MSNSQKFILALDQGTTSSRAIIYNHAGEIVAASQKDFEQHFPQPGWVEHDPNEIWSTQSSVAAEAIAKANITGLDIAAIGITNQRETTIVWDRATGTPIYNAIVWQDRRTAQYCDELKAKGYEDMIRSKTGLVIDSYFCATKIKWILDKVSGARERAEKGELCFGTVDSWLVWKFTRGKMHITDVSNASRTLLFNINTMSWDEELLNLFGVPKEMLPEVKESSEVYGETATTLFSTKIPIAGIAGDQQAALFGQMCVEEGMAKNTYGTGCFLLLNIGDKPILSKNNLVTTVAWKINGKTTYALEGSVFVGGAAIQWLRDGLEIIHTSAESEALSASVEDNGGVYFVPALTGLGAPYWDQYARGAILGITRGTTKAHIAKAALQGIAFQVYDLINSMESDTGMKNLELRVDGGAVANNALMQFQADILRSEVVRPKILETTSLGAAYLAGLAVGFWNNIEETKSQWSKEKVFNPEMEEAKANDLLKYWKKAVGRAQSWVEE
- a CDS encoding glycerol-3-phosphate dehydrogenase/oxidase; translated protein: MNRKSSLLQLETTTEWDVIIIGGGATGLGAAMDAASRGFKTLLTEQADFAKGTSSKATKLVHGGVRYMAQGDLGLVREACFERGKLLQNAPHLTRNTSFVIPNYSWFDNIKYTVGLKFYDFLAGKLSLGKSRYISVRHTLEKLPNIKKEGLKGGVEYHDGQFDDARLALNVAQTAAEKGACVLNYFKVTGLLKGGNGKITGIKAKDIETGKEYEAKGKVVINATGVYVDNVLQMDKPNAPHFVRPSQGVHLTLDRSFLPGEAALMIPKTDDGRVLFAVPWHNKLIVGTTDTLREVPELEPRALEEEINFILNTATRYLVKKPTRTDVLAVFAGLRPLAAPQGEGKSTKEISRSHKIMVSDSGLITIIGGKWTTFRRMAQDTIDKAIQVASLPANACVTADMPIHGYDTTVDHHNEMHVYGSDIRSLKALEAAEPALQAPLLDNYPFTLANVVFAVRDEMALHVEDVLSRRIRLLLLDSKAAVAIAPRVAAAMAAELGKDEQWIEKEIKDFTELATKYEMEFF
- a CDS encoding DinB family protein, whose protein sequence is MQRPDNSEFPEVYSKYIQLVTTTDLLPIWDSYTHVMAEFFASIDEAKHDYRYAPGKWTIKDVLLHLIDTERGYSYRAIVCVRGDSFTPLYPMDEDLFASNTSTAGRTMADLLEEFKIVRAGMKKIFEYATEQQQMFKGNGVNGAITGRALGYIAIGHALHHKNVIEERYL
- a CDS encoding MIP/aquaporin family protein → MMSPIAAEVIGTAILILLGGGVCSNVSLNKSFGQNSGWIVITFGWALAVFAGVVIAGPVSGAHLNPAVTVGLAITGKFAWAQVPAFIAAQLAGAFIGAMLNYLMYKKHFDATSDRPDAQLGVFCTGPAIKNTPLNILSEVIGTFVLVYCVLHFSSPQIAEGAEIGMGSIGALPVTFIVLAIGLSLGGTTGYAINPARDLAPRLVHYLVPMQGKGSSNWSYAWIPVVGPVLGAIVAAIIYLQIG